A segment of the Brevibacterium zhoupengii genome:
GCGGGAGAACATACCCCGGTTCTGGGTGGTGATCTGCGCGCGTGGAGTCTCCTCCTCGCGCAGCTTCGCCAACTGTGACAGCAGGTCCTTCTGCTCATCGTCGAGTTTGTCCGGTGTCATCACGTCGACCGTGATGAGGAGGTCGCCTCGGGTCTCCGAACGCAGACGGGTGGCGCCGAGTCCGGGAAGCTTGACGACGGTGCCGGACTGGATGCCGGCCTCGATTGAGAGATCCTGAGTGCCGTCGAAGGTATCGAACGGAATCGAGGCGCCGAGGGCGGCCGCGGTCATCGGCACCGAGACGGAGGCGCGCAGGTTGTCACCGTCGCGCTGGAAGACTTCGTGGCGGGTCACCATGACCTCGACGAAGAGATCGCCGGCAGGTCCACCACCGGGTCCTACTTCGCCCTGGGAGGAGAGCTGGATGCGCGTTCCGTCGGAGACTCCGGCGGGGATGCGGATCTTCATGGTCCGCTGCTTGCGGACGCGGCCGTCTCCCTGGCAGTTGAGGCAGGGGTTGGGAATGACAGTGCCGTAGCCGTGGCAGGAGTTGCACGTCTGGTTGGTCACCATCTGGCCCAGCAGTGTCCGGGTCATACGCTGGACGCTGCCAGCTCCGTGGCACAGGGTGCAGGTCTCAACCGATGTGCCCTGCTGTGTTCCGGCACCCGAGCAGGTGTCACAGACGACAGCTGTGGCGACGTCGAGGTCGATGTTGCCGCCGAATGCTGCGGTTTCGAGGTCGATGTTGACTCCCACGAGCGCGTCCTTGCCACGCTGCG
Coding sequences within it:
- the dnaJ gene encoding molecular chaperone DnaJ, whose amino-acid sequence is MADHYETLGVSKDASAAEIKSSYRKLARKYHPDVNPGHEDEFKAISLAYDVLSDSEKRRNYDMGGGENGQGFPAGGGGFGGFGDIFETFFGGGAGSAGGPMPRTQRGKDALVGVNIDLETAAFGGNIDLDVATAVVCDTCSGAGTQQGTSVETCTLCHGAGSVQRMTRTLLGQMVTNQTCNSCHGYGTVIPNPCLNCQGDGRVRKQRTMKIRIPAGVSDGTRIQLSSQGEVGPGGGPAGDLFVEVMVTRHEVFQRDGDNLRASVSVPMTAAALGASIPFDTFDGTQDLSIEAGIQSGTVVKLPGLGATRLRSETRGDLLITVDVMTPDKLDDEQKDLLSQLAKLREEETPRAQITTQNRGMFSRMREKFAGR